In Mus musculus strain C57BL/6J chromosome 14, GRCm38.p6 C57BL/6J, the following are encoded in one genomic region:
- the Gm10375 gene encoding uncharacterized protein LOC100042342, translated as MGSQAGSFRKASPQTPNIDENEKRIKRLEKLKRNLQNIKNERDILQGILAKYKDLNDRTNFETFMLEMQNNQMMTDLKRMSQDISEALYKCQHLTKENQLYCCRNCHLLIESNLIQHKVRMLWKENRQLLRKQIALEECNIKTKILCKEGSQKIKDEYSRKTNNCGTWK; from the exons ATGGGTTCCCAAGCAG GGTCATTTAGGAAGGCATCACCCCAAACTCCCAACATCGATGAGAACGAGAAAAGAATCAAGAGGTTGGAGAAGCTCAAAAGAAATCTCCAGAacattaaaaatgagagagacatTCTCCAGGGAATCCTGGCCAAGTACAAGGATTTGAATGACAG GACCAACTTTGAGACATTCATGCTTGAGATGCAAAATAACCAGAtgatgactgacctgaagagaatgtcccaggacatcagtgaggccttgtaCAAGTGCCAGCAtttgactaaagaaaatcaattaTACTG ctgcaggaactgccacctcctgattgaatctaacctcatccagcacaaagtcaggatgttgtggaaggagaacagacagctgctaaggaagcagattgcattggaagaatgcaacataaaaacaaaaatactatgtaaagaaggcagccagaagatcaaAGACGAATA